In Stomoxys calcitrans chromosome 2, idStoCalc2.1, whole genome shotgun sequence, the following proteins share a genomic window:
- the LOC106096400 gene encoding uncharacterized protein LOC106096400, with protein sequence MKFGLFTIVAVIAIFTSSLPQGNALMEDAILEFLEELRMRMCHPIPKFGLPALDPIKIDHVETSVDNQYLVDFTGSLTNLALTGLSDFDVTSLKITTTPFRRSNMEIVMPMTVLKSLYTAKGSIARVVNLNGDGTADGRLGSARFAISWIFSISLSSVGIRGLTIELSIGELWVNIEDIIEEPRINDFFHALINELGIELLNDVWVEAQEKGIVGYVENLVNGMLGGYSPSDILKIIAGIGGGGGEGGGPFEGIPPDCKEPKDLV encoded by the exons ATGAAATTTGGACTATTTACCATAGTGGCTGTAATAGCCATATTTACAAGCTCACTACCACAGGGCAATGCCCTGATGGAGGATGCTATTTTAGAATTCCTTGAGGAATTGCGTATGCGTATGTGCCATCCCATACCAAAGTTTGGACTACCAGCATTGGATCCCAtaaaaattgatcatgttgAAACCAGTGTGGATAATCAATATCTGGTTGA TTTTACTGGATCTTTGACAAATTTAGCTTTGACTGGCTTATCGGATTTTGATGTGACGTCTCTGAAGATTACAACAACACCTTTTAGAAGATCCAACATGGAAATTGTTATGCCCATGACCGTTCTTAAGTCCTTGTATACAGCCAAGGGCTCCATAGCACGTGTAGTTAACTTGAACGGAGATGGAACTGCAGa TGGCCGCTTGGGATCTGCCAGATTTGCCATTTCCTGGATATTTAGTATTTCTTTAAGCAGTGTTGGTATTCGTGGCTTAACAATTGAG CTAAGCATTGGAGAACTTTGGGTAAATATTGAAGATATCATTGAAGAACCTCGCATCAATGACTTCTTCCATGCTTTAATCAATGAATTGGGTATTGAATTATTGAATGATGTTTGGGTGGAAGCGCAAGAAAAGGGCATTGTTGGCTACGTTGAGAAT TTGGTGAATGGCATGCTTGGTGGTTATTCTCCCAGTGATATTTTGAAAATCATCGCCGGCATTGGAGGCGGTGGTGGTGAGGGAGGTGGTCCCTTCGAAGGCATTCCCCCAGATTGCAAAGAACCTAAGGATTTAGTatag